In Hirundo rustica isolate bHirRus1 chromosome 2, bHirRus1.pri.v3, whole genome shotgun sequence, one genomic interval encodes:
- the BIVM gene encoding basic immunoglobulin-like variable motif-containing protein isoform X2, producing MPTISEDEKENGSGNNGNTENRPGKESPEASLHDAVKPYCVSDASTASLVSREDGHYPWGCPVTHTREKFYTICSDYAFLNRVTSICKSPSASVSACLSSSAALNVGSNTPNLLSVQTGASEIIYGEDANLESLPGNLGKLPLAWEIDKSEFNGVNSNLKNKAGNMKKQGTKKKSVDKKSKQYRECPQRSALEDVKERKVLDLRRWYCVSRPQYKTSCGISSLVSCWNFLYSTLGAGSLPPITQEEALHILGFQPPFEEIRFGPFTGNTTLMRWFRQINDHFHIKGCSYVLYKPHGKNKTAGETAAGALAKLTRGLKDESMAYIYHCQNHYFCPIGFEATPVKASKAYRGRVLQQEVEYWILIGEPSRKHPTIHCKRWADIVTDLNTQNPEYLDIRHLERGLQHRKTKKVGGNLHCIIAFQRLSWQRFGPWNFPFGNVRQNKQSQTQGQGISKSESEDNISKKQRGRLGRSFSASFHQESTWKKSNLRERRNSGYQSYNDYDGND from the exons ATGCCTACTatttcagaagatgaaaaagaaaatggttcTGGAAATAatggaaacactgaaaacagaCCTGGGAAAGAATCCCCGGAAGCTTCTCTTCATGATGCCGTGAAGCCGTACTGCGTGTCGGACGCCTCCACTGCATCCTTGGTGTCTAGGGAAGATGGGCATTATCCATGGGGATGTCCTGTGACTCACACAAGAGAGAAGTTTTATACCATCTGCTCAGACTATGCTTTTTTAAACAGAGTAACATCTATTTGTAAAAGTCCAAGTGCTTCAGTTAGTGCCTGCCTGTCGAGCAGTGCTGCCTTAAACGTTGGAAGTAACACACCTAACTTACTCAGCGTTCAAACTGGTGCTTCAGAGATTATCTACGGTGAAGATGCTAACTTGGAAAGCCTGCCTGGCAATCTTGGAAAGCTTCCACTGGCATGGGAAATAGACAAATCGGAGTTCAATGGTGTGAACTCAAATCTGAAGAACAAAGCAG GCAACATGAAGAAACAAGGGACAAAGAAAAAATCAGTggataaaaaaagcaaacaatacAGGGAGTGTCCTCAGCGTTCAGCTCTTGAAGATgtgaaggagagaaaagtgTTGGACCTTCGGAGATG GTATTGTGTTAGCCGACCTCAATACAAGACTTCCTGTGGAATTTCATCCTTAGTGTCTTGCTGGAATTTCTTATATAGTACACTGGGAGCTGGAAG tttacCCCCCATCACTCAAGAAGAAGCCTTGCATATACTGGGCTTTCAGCCCCCATTTGAGGAGATAAGGTTTGGTCCCTTCACTGGAAATACAACTCTAATGAG ATGGTTTAGGCAAATAAATGATCACTTCCATATCAAGGGATGCTCCTACGTTCTGTATAAACCTCATGGGAAGAACAAGACAGCTGGAGAAACTG CTGCAGGGGCCCTTGCAAAGCTGACGCGAGGACTGAAAGACGAATCAATGGCCTACATCTACCATTGCCAAAACCATTATTTTTGCCCAATTGGATTTGAAGCAACCCCCGTAAAAGCTAGTAAAGCCTATAG AGGTCGTGTCTTGCAGCAAGAAGTAGAGTATTGGATCTTAATTGGAGAGCCCAGCAGAAAGCATCCAACAATACACTGTAAAAG gtgGGCAGATATTGTCACTGACCTAAACACTCAAAATCCAGAATATCTAGATATTCGACACCTAGAGAGAGGATTGCAACATCGAAAAACAAAGAAG GTTGGAGGGAATCTTCATTGCATCATTGCCTTTCAGAGACTCAGCTGGCAAAGATTTGGTCCTTGGAATTTTCCATTTGGTAATGTTAGACAGAATAAACAATCCCAAACACAAGGACAAGGAATTTCCAAATCTGAGAGTGAAGATAATATATCTAAGAAACAACGTGGACGACTGGGTCGATCTTTCAGTGCTAGCTTTCATCAAGAATCTACGTGGAAGAAATCTAATCTTCGGGAGAGGAGGAACAGTGGGTATCAGAGTTATAATGATTATGATGGGAATGATTAA
- the BIVM gene encoding basic immunoglobulin-like variable motif-containing protein isoform X1: MPTISEDEKENGSGNNGNTENRPGKESPEASLHDAVKPYCVSDASTASLVSREDGHYPWGCPVTHTREKFYTICSDYAFLNRVTSICKSPSASVSACLSSSAALNVGSNTPNLLSVQTGASEIIYGEDANLESLPGNLGKLPLAWEIDKSEFNGVNSNLKNKAGNMKKQGTKKKSVDKKSKQYRECPQRSALEDVKERKVLDLRRWYCVSRPQYKTSCGISSLVSCWNFLYSTLGAGSLPPITQEEALHILGFQPPFEEIRFGPFTGNTTLMRWFRQINDHFHIKGCSYVLYKPHGKNKTAGETAAGALAKLTRGLKDESMAYIYHCQNHYFCPIGFEATPVKASKAYRLLDLDSGDLGSVPSSTTDFQCDFRGRVLQQEVEYWILIGEPSRKHPTIHCKRWADIVTDLNTQNPEYLDIRHLERGLQHRKTKKVGGNLHCIIAFQRLSWQRFGPWNFPFGNVRQNKQSQTQGQGISKSESEDNISKKQRGRLGRSFSASFHQESTWKKSNLRERRNSGYQSYNDYDGND, translated from the exons ATGCCTACTatttcagaagatgaaaaagaaaatggttcTGGAAATAatggaaacactgaaaacagaCCTGGGAAAGAATCCCCGGAAGCTTCTCTTCATGATGCCGTGAAGCCGTACTGCGTGTCGGACGCCTCCACTGCATCCTTGGTGTCTAGGGAAGATGGGCATTATCCATGGGGATGTCCTGTGACTCACACAAGAGAGAAGTTTTATACCATCTGCTCAGACTATGCTTTTTTAAACAGAGTAACATCTATTTGTAAAAGTCCAAGTGCTTCAGTTAGTGCCTGCCTGTCGAGCAGTGCTGCCTTAAACGTTGGAAGTAACACACCTAACTTACTCAGCGTTCAAACTGGTGCTTCAGAGATTATCTACGGTGAAGATGCTAACTTGGAAAGCCTGCCTGGCAATCTTGGAAAGCTTCCACTGGCATGGGAAATAGACAAATCGGAGTTCAATGGTGTGAACTCAAATCTGAAGAACAAAGCAG GCAACATGAAGAAACAAGGGACAAAGAAAAAATCAGTggataaaaaaagcaaacaatacAGGGAGTGTCCTCAGCGTTCAGCTCTTGAAGATgtgaaggagagaaaagtgTTGGACCTTCGGAGATG GTATTGTGTTAGCCGACCTCAATACAAGACTTCCTGTGGAATTTCATCCTTAGTGTCTTGCTGGAATTTCTTATATAGTACACTGGGAGCTGGAAG tttacCCCCCATCACTCAAGAAGAAGCCTTGCATATACTGGGCTTTCAGCCCCCATTTGAGGAGATAAGGTTTGGTCCCTTCACTGGAAATACAACTCTAATGAG ATGGTTTAGGCAAATAAATGATCACTTCCATATCAAGGGATGCTCCTACGTTCTGTATAAACCTCATGGGAAGAACAAGACAGCTGGAGAAACTG CTGCAGGGGCCCTTGCAAAGCTGACGCGAGGACTGAAAGACGAATCAATGGCCTACATCTACCATTGCCAAAACCATTATTTTTGCCCAATTGGATTTGAAGCAACCCCCGTAAAAGCTAGTAAAGCCTATAG GTTGCTGGATTTGGACTCGGGAGACCTGGGTTCAGTTCCCAGTTCAACCACAGACTTCCAGTGTGACTTTAG AGGTCGTGTCTTGCAGCAAGAAGTAGAGTATTGGATCTTAATTGGAGAGCCCAGCAGAAAGCATCCAACAATACACTGTAAAAG gtgGGCAGATATTGTCACTGACCTAAACACTCAAAATCCAGAATATCTAGATATTCGACACCTAGAGAGAGGATTGCAACATCGAAAAACAAAGAAG GTTGGAGGGAATCTTCATTGCATCATTGCCTTTCAGAGACTCAGCTGGCAAAGATTTGGTCCTTGGAATTTTCCATTTGGTAATGTTAGACAGAATAAACAATCCCAAACACAAGGACAAGGAATTTCCAAATCTGAGAGTGAAGATAATATATCTAAGAAACAACGTGGACGACTGGGTCGATCTTTCAGTGCTAGCTTTCATCAAGAATCTACGTGGAAGAAATCTAATCTTCGGGAGAGGAGGAACAGTGGGTATCAGAGTTATAATGATTATGATGGGAATGATTAA
- the POGLUT2 gene encoding protein O-glucosyltransferase 2: MRALWPLYLALGAAAAAAAGEGGRPSAERSAVWGPGLRAAAALPARYFYVQAVDAQGLRFTSSPGENAFQVKITAPEEQFTRVGVQVLDRKDGSFLVRYRMYASYKSLRIEVKTGDKHVAKSPYILKGPVYHENCDCPQEESHAWLEEMNCPQTIPQIQRDLANFPIVDPDKIAKEIPQRFGQRQSLCHYTIKDNEVYIKTYGEHVGFRIFMDAILLSLTRKVKMPDVEFFVNLGDWPLEKRKPPQNLHPIFSWCGSSESKDIVMPTYDLTDSVLETMGRVSLDMMSVQANTGPSWEDKNTTAFWRGRDSRKERLELVKLSRKYPEIIDAAFTNFFFFKHDESLYGPIVKHISFFDFFKYKYQINIDGTVAAYRLPYLLAGNSVVLKQDSIYYEHFYNELQPWKHYIPFKSDLSDLLEKLQWAKDHDEEAKNIAKSGQEFARNNLMGDHIFCYYFKLFQEYASLQVSEPKIRDGMEKVQQPDDDLFPCTCHRKKAKDEL; this comes from the exons ATGCGTGCGCTGTGGCCGCTGTACCTCGCCCTGggagccgcggcggcggcggccgcgggcgaGGGCGGGCGGCCGAGCGCCGAGCGCAGCGCCGTGTGGGGGCCCGGGCTGcgcgccgcggccgcgctccccGCACGGTACTTCTATGTGCAGGCCGTGGACGCCCAAGGGCTGAG GTTCACTTCATCACCAGGTGAAAATGCATTCCAGGTGAAGATCACTGCTCCCGAAGAACAGTTCACTCGTGTTGGTGTGCAGGTATTGGACAGGAAAGATGGTTCCTTCCTCGTGAGGTACAGGATGTATGCGAGCTACAAAAGCCTGCGAATAGAAGTCAAAACCGGAGATAAGCATGTTGCAAAGTCtccatatattttaaaag GACCTGTTTACCATGAAAACTGTGACTGCCCTCAGGAGGAAAGCCATGCATGGCTGGAAGAGATGAACTGCCCTCAAACCATTCCACAGATTCAGAGGGACTTAGCAAATTTTCCCATTGTTGACCCAGATAAGATTGCAAAAGAAATTCCACAGAGGTTTGGACAAAGACAGAGTTTATGTCACTACACCATCAAAGACAATGAG gttTATATAAAGACATATGGGGAACATGTTGGCTTCAGAATTTTCATGGATGCCATACTGCTTTCTTTGACAAGAAAA GTGAAAATGCCAGATGTAgaattttttgttaatttgggGGATTGGcctctggagaaaaggaagcccCCACAGAACTTGCACCCGATCTTCTCGTGGTGTGGGTCCAGTGAGTCAAAAGACATTGTCATGCCAACATATGACTTAACAGACTCAGTTTTGGAGACTATGGGACG AGTCAGCCTGGATATGATGTCAGTCCAAGCAAACACTGGCCCATCGTGGGAAGACAAGAATACCACAGCCTTCTGGAGAGGGCGTGACAGCCGCAAAGAAAGGCTTGAGCTTGTAAAGCTCAGCAGGAAATACCCAGAGATCATAGATGCTGCTTtcacaaacttttttttctttaaacatgaTGAAAGCCTCTATGGCCCTATCGTTAAGcacatttcattttttgatttttttaag tataAATATCAAATTAATATTGATGGCACAGTGGCAGCATACAGATTGCCTTATCTACTGGCAGGAAACAGTGTGGTGCTAAAGCAAGACTCCATTTACTATGAGCACTTTTATAACGagctgcagccatggaaacATTACATCCCATTTAAAAGTGACCTGAGTGATCTGCTAGAAAAACTACAGTGGGCAAAAGATCATGATGAAGAG gcaaaaaatattgcaaaatctGGACAAGAATTTGCAAGAAACAATCTCATGGGAGACCACATTTTTTGTTACTATTTCAAACTTTTCCAG GAATATGCCAGCTTGCAAGTGAGTGAACCAAAAATCAgagatgggatggagaaggtGCAGCAGCCTGATGATGACCTTTTCCCATGCACTTGCCACCGAAAAAAG GCCAAAGATGAACTCTGA